A stretch of the Thalassotalea euphylliae genome encodes the following:
- a CDS encoding alpha/beta fold hydrolase — MSANALSDSKSYVEPNVEQSATTKGIAKGIYVSGTGPAIVFLHSSLSSSRQWLPLVKQLENHFTCINVDILGYGGADRVSDPDNYSFDVEIARINHALTEVVGNGSYHLVGHSCGGAIALKLAVEAPQRVLSLSLFEPVAFNLLPAGSELRNVADEFANRVDIEDKFKAAEVFTDFWNMKGFFQSLPDKMQALMANDMAKVTLDFKGLISASYSLANVAEIKAPTLFFTGKYSPQLSHSLAETIIGSLPNVKSVEVEAGHMAPVSHGGLVLPIIADFIQQHAENH; from the coding sequence ATGTCAGCAAATGCGTTGTCTGATTCGAAAAGTTATGTTGAACCTAATGTTGAGCAAAGTGCTACAACCAAGGGAATAGCAAAAGGGATTTATGTTTCGGGCACGGGCCCTGCCATCGTATTTTTGCACAGCTCGCTGAGCTCTTCCCGTCAATGGCTACCGCTGGTCAAACAGCTGGAGAATCACTTTACGTGTATCAACGTTGATATTTTGGGCTATGGTGGTGCAGATCGCGTAAGTGACCCAGACAACTATAGCTTCGACGTTGAAATTGCTCGCATTAATCACGCGTTAACTGAGGTGGTCGGCAATGGCAGTTATCACTTAGTTGGTCATTCTTGTGGTGGTGCGATAGCACTTAAATTGGCGGTTGAGGCACCACAGCGCGTGCTTAGCTTGTCACTTTTTGAGCCAGTAGCATTTAATTTATTACCGGCAGGTAGTGAGCTGCGTAATGTCGCTGATGAATTTGCCAATCGCGTGGATATTGAAGATAAGTTTAAAGCGGCAGAAGTATTTACTGACTTTTGGAATATGAAGGGCTTCTTTCAATCATTGCCTGATAAGATGCAAGCGCTAATGGCGAATGATATGGCTAAAGTGACGCTCGACTTTAAAGGGTTAATTTCGGCTAGCTATTCTCTTGCTAATGTTGCTGAAATTAAAGCGCCGACTTTATTTTTTACAGGTAAATACAGCCCGCAATTAAGTCACAGCTTAGCTGAAACCATTATTGGCAGCCTACCAAATGTAAAAAGTGTGGAAGTTGAAGCCGGACATATGGCGCCAGTTAGCCATGGTGGGTTAGTATTACCTATCATTGCTGATTTTATTCAACAACATGCTGAGAATCATTAG
- a CDS encoding MGMT family protein has translation MKESYFKIWRTVQMIPTGKVASYGQIADLAGLPGRARLVGKSLGFVPKEGYQGQPVPWFRVINSAGKISFPVGSDSFERQKQHLQDEQVVVIGSRIKLKEFQWQPDLAELLFRLEY, from the coding sequence ATGAAAGAAAGCTACTTTAAAATTTGGCGCACGGTACAGATGATCCCTACAGGTAAGGTTGCCAGTTATGGACAAATTGCTGATTTAGCAGGGTTACCGGGGCGTGCTCGACTCGTTGGAAAGTCATTGGGATTTGTCCCAAAAGAAGGTTACCAAGGCCAGCCTGTGCCTTGGTTTCGCGTGATAAATTCAGCTGGGAAAATCTCTTTCCCTGTCGGCTCAGATTCATTTGAGCGGCAAAAACAGCACCTACAAGATGAACAAGTGGTAGTGATCGGTTCACGCATCAAACTAAAAGAGTTCCAATGGCAGCCTGACTTAGCAGAGTTATTGTTTAGGCTAGAGTATTAA
- a CDS encoding SDR family oxidoreductase — MAKTIVITGANRGIGLAMASIFSDRGDSVYAVCRQSSPALDALDVTVVEGVDVTDESGLATMAQALTGQAIDVLVCNAGILRDENLMNFNLDTMREQFEVNTLAPLRVVHALQTNLEAGAKVAMITSRMGSIADNTSGGRFGYRMSKAALNIAAVSLSHDLAEQEIAVGIYHPGYVQTDMVGGRGDISANESASRIIGLVDELTIATSGQFRHSNGQQLPW; from the coding sequence ATGGCAAAAACAATCGTAATTACCGGCGCTAATCGCGGCATTGGCTTGGCGATGGCATCAATTTTTAGTGATCGTGGTGACAGCGTTTATGCCGTTTGTCGCCAAAGCTCACCTGCGCTTGATGCGTTAGACGTAACTGTAGTAGAAGGCGTTGATGTAACCGATGAAAGCGGTTTGGCGACAATGGCACAGGCGCTAACAGGTCAAGCAATTGATGTACTGGTGTGTAATGCCGGTATCTTGCGTGATGAAAACTTAATGAACTTTAACCTTGATACCATGCGCGAACAGTTTGAGGTTAACACCTTAGCGCCGCTTCGCGTCGTTCACGCATTGCAAACAAACCTTGAAGCGGGCGCTAAAGTGGCAATGATCACCTCGCGCATGGGCTCAATTGCCGACAACACTTCTGGTGGTCGCTTTGGCTATCGCATGTCAAAAGCGGCGTTAAATATTGCTGCGGTGTCGCTTAGCCATGACTTAGCAGAGCAAGAAATTGCTGTTGGTATTTATCATCCAGGCTATGTACAAACGGATATGGTTGGCGGACGTGGTGATATTTCTGCAAACGAGTCGGCAAGCCGTATTATTGGCTTGGTGGATGAATTAACGATAGCGACTAGCGGCCAGTTTAGACATTCAAATGGTCAGCAATTACCTTGGTAA
- a CDS encoding GNAT family N-acetyltransferase, with protein MDLSCLTPANLSFRTERLSIRVMNQHDLQHFSAIQTDPELMTYIGDVLEPEAFEAKFQARNKCFNDHSQWFTLLIFDRASSALCGSVGFLLEDIDAMRVEIGYLLLSDQQGKGILTEAAKPMMDFIFTSLGARKIFAKCAVENTPSWKVMERLSLKREGCLASDFCVGDTWFDSYYYGLINPSLA; from the coding sequence ATGGACTTATCCTGCTTAACCCCTGCCAACTTATCGTTTCGTACTGAGCGTTTATCCATACGTGTTATGAATCAACACGATTTGCAACATTTCAGTGCGATTCAAACAGATCCTGAGTTGATGACTTATATTGGCGATGTACTTGAACCAGAAGCTTTTGAAGCTAAATTTCAAGCGAGAAATAAGTGTTTTAACGACCATAGCCAATGGTTCACCTTGTTGATATTTGATCGCGCTAGCAGCGCACTTTGCGGTAGCGTCGGCTTCTTACTGGAAGATATTGATGCGATGCGCGTTGAAATTGGCTACCTACTACTAAGTGATCAGCAAGGTAAAGGCATTCTTACAGAAGCCGCGAAGCCGATGATGGACTTTATTTTTACCTCTTTAGGGGCAAGAAAAATATTCGCCAAATGTGCCGTTGAAAACACGCCGAGCTGGAAAGTAATGGAAAGGCTATCATTAAAGCGAGAAGGCTGCTTAGCATCCGATTTTTGTGTTGGCGACACTTGGTTTGATAGTTACTACTACGGTTTAATCAACCCTAGTTTGGCTTGA
- a CDS encoding DUF3291 domain-containing protein, with product MTKVLAQLNIATALAPLDSPQLADFVDNLDRINGVAEQSPGFIWRLKDDTGNATDIQAFDNPQTIVNMSVWQDADALKNFMFKTDHLSFMKRKAQWFEKSSQATYVLWWIDAEHRPTITEAIAKLEYLRAHGETQAAFSFKQLFPAI from the coding sequence ATGACCAAGGTATTAGCACAACTCAATATTGCGACCGCACTGGCTCCGCTTGATAGCCCACAACTTGCCGATTTTGTCGATAATCTCGATCGCATCAATGGCGTTGCCGAGCAATCGCCCGGTTTTATCTGGCGATTAAAAGACGACACAGGCAATGCCACTGATATTCAAGCATTCGATAACCCCCAAACCATCGTCAATATGTCAGTTTGGCAAGATGCCGACGCCCTAAAAAACTTTATGTTTAAAACAGATCACCTGAGCTTTATGAAACGAAAAGCACAGTGGTTTGAAAAATCGTCGCAAGCCACTTATGTACTTTGGTGGATTGATGCAGAGCATAGACCAACAATTACAGAGGCCATAGCAAAATTAGAATACCTTCGTGCACATGGTGAAACTCAAGCAGCCTTTAGCTTTAAGCAGCTTTTTCCGGCAATTTGA
- a CDS encoding monovalent cation:proton antiporter-2 (CPA2) family protein: MTEYFLQAFIYLAAAVVAVPIAKKLGLGSVLGYLIAGVIIGPVTHIVGQETATIQHFAEFGVVMMLFLVGLELAPSMLWQMRNRLFGLGGLQVAISTGLVTGIALLFEQPWSVALAIGLIFSLSSTAIVLQTFNEKGLSNTEGGRNAFSVLLMQDIAVIPMLAFIPMLALPDLVAAAEGLQSSAEHHEQLNLVAHLPTWAYAIAILASIGGVIVLGHFLSRPLFHYVASSGLREIFVATALLLVVGIAALMSLVGLSPALGTFLAGVVLANSEFRHELESNIEPFKGLLLGLFFITVGAGINFEILANQAPVIGLLTLAIIVVKASVLWGLAVMFRIKNSNRWLFSLSLAQAGEFGFVLLSFSVQQHVIPTDVASILQLVVALSMFLTPVLFILFEHVIMPRYQADTSNQSYDDIGHSASVIIAGIGRFGQIVNRLLVANGVKTVVLDHEASQVENLRKIEIQSYFGDATRPDLLHTAGIENAKLLIVAIDNREQAIELITYVKHTYPKVKVLARAFDKGHNYELLQAGADYTVNETYFSALELGAEAMTELGFHPFEVEQKKYAFCQTEAAASNQLYQQWLGGSEGQKFDPNYRKLFMQMEENIKQAMQRDRMDKHDGAERGWTPPPKNYEKGFD, encoded by the coding sequence ATGACCGAATATTTCTTACAGGCATTTATTTATCTAGCTGCTGCGGTGGTTGCTGTACCTATCGCTAAAAAACTCGGCTTAGGCTCGGTACTGGGTTATTTAATTGCTGGGGTGATTATTGGCCCTGTGACCCATATAGTGGGGCAAGAAACAGCGACCATTCAACACTTTGCCGAATTTGGCGTGGTGATGATGCTCTTTCTCGTCGGGCTTGAACTTGCACCCAGCATGTTATGGCAAATGCGCAATCGTTTGTTCGGCCTAGGTGGCCTGCAAGTGGCTATCTCCACTGGCTTAGTTACTGGTATTGCCTTGCTGTTTGAACAGCCTTGGTCGGTGGCGCTGGCAATTGGTTTAATTTTCTCGCTTTCTTCAACCGCCATCGTACTGCAAACCTTTAACGAAAAAGGGCTATCGAACACAGAAGGGGGGCGCAATGCGTTTTCCGTACTGCTGATGCAAGATATTGCGGTCATTCCTATGCTCGCCTTTATTCCTATGTTGGCTCTACCAGATTTAGTGGCGGCGGCAGAGGGGCTACAAAGCAGCGCAGAGCATCATGAGCAGCTAAATTTAGTCGCGCACTTGCCAACTTGGGCTTATGCCATTGCTATTCTAGCCAGTATTGGCGGGGTGATTGTACTCGGTCATTTCCTCTCTCGTCCTTTATTTCATTACGTGGCAAGTTCAGGTTTGCGCGAGATATTTGTCGCCACGGCACTGCTGCTTGTTGTTGGTATTGCAGCATTAATGAGTTTAGTTGGTTTATCGCCAGCGCTCGGCACGTTTTTAGCTGGCGTGGTACTTGCCAACAGTGAATTTCGCCATGAATTAGAAAGTAATATTGAACCGTTTAAGGGCTTGTTACTTGGCCTGTTCTTTATCACGGTTGGAGCTGGCATTAACTTCGAGATATTAGCTAATCAAGCCCCAGTTATTGGTTTGCTGACTTTAGCGATTATTGTGGTAAAGGCGTCTGTGCTATGGGGCTTAGCTGTGATGTTTCGCATAAAAAATAGCAATCGCTGGCTATTTTCCTTAAGCCTTGCCCAAGCAGGGGAGTTTGGTTTTGTTTTGCTTAGCTTCTCGGTGCAACAGCATGTGATCCCAACCGATGTCGCAAGTATTTTACAACTGGTTGTGGCCTTGTCTATGTTCCTAACGCCTGTGTTATTTATCTTGTTTGAACATGTAATTATGCCGCGCTATCAAGCAGATACCAGCAACCAGTCGTACGATGATATTGGTCATTCTGCGAGCGTGATTATTGCCGGTATTGGCCGCTTTGGGCAGATTGTTAATCGCTTACTAGTCGCGAACGGCGTTAAAACTGTGGTGCTGGATCACGAAGCGTCACAAGTGGAAAACCTGAGAAAAATCGAAATCCAAAGCTATTTTGGTGATGCAACGCGACCTGATTTACTGCACACCGCAGGAATCGAAAATGCCAAGCTATTAATTGTCGCCATTGATAATCGTGAACAAGCAATTGAGCTAATCACTTATGTTAAACATACTTACCCTAAGGTAAAAGTTCTTGCTCGCGCTTTTGATAAAGGACACAACTATGAATTGCTGCAAGCTGGGGCAGATTATACGGTTAATGAAACCTACTTCTCTGCGCTAGAGCTAGGCGCAGAAGCAATGACTGAGCTAGGCTTTCATCCATTCGAAGTTGAACAGAAAAAATACGCCTTTTGTCAAACCGAAGCAGCTGCTTCTAACCAACTTTATCAACAATGGCTAGGTGGCAGTGAAGGGCAGAAGTTTGACCCTAACTACCGCAAACTGTTTATGCAAATGGAAGAAAATATTAAGCAGGCAATGCAGCGTGATCGTATGGATAAACACGATGGCGCTGAGCGTGGTTGGACACCGCCACCGAAGAACTATGAGAAAGGGTTTGATTGA
- a CDS encoding NAD(P)H-dependent oxidoreductase gives MSASQARKKILLLFAHPSQKRSEVNLPMFELAKSLDFVTCVDLYSEYPRHHININREQQRLVDHDIVIFQFPFYWYSTPSLLKEWQDLVLEYNFAYGPDGAALHGKTFICALSAGGAEQAYRADGYNHFTVRELLQPLEQTARLTGMCYLPPFAIFSSRSTQCQRQQHLANWRKLLEALSFELINHDKVAELTTINDALPALPNLASMAV, from the coding sequence ATGTCTGCTAGCCAAGCCCGTAAAAAAATATTATTACTGTTTGCTCATCCTTCGCAAAAGCGCTCGGAAGTAAACTTACCTATGTTCGAATTGGCAAAATCGCTTGATTTTGTCACTTGCGTAGATCTTTACAGCGAATATCCGCGCCACCATATCAATATTAATCGCGAGCAGCAGCGCCTGGTTGACCACGATATCGTGATTTTTCAATTTCCATTTTATTGGTACTCCACACCGTCATTATTGAAAGAGTGGCAAGATCTGGTGCTCGAATATAATTTTGCCTACGGCCCTGATGGTGCGGCTCTGCATGGAAAAACTTTTATTTGTGCATTAAGTGCGGGCGGTGCAGAACAAGCTTATCGGGCAGATGGCTATAACCACTTTACTGTCCGTGAGTTACTGCAGCCATTAGAACAAACTGCTAGGTTAACTGGGATGTGTTACTTACCACCGTTTGCAATATTTTCTAGCCGCTCTACACAGTGCCAGCGCCAACAACACCTTGCTAACTGGCGAAAGTTACTTGAAGCCCTATCGTTTGAGTTAATCAACCATGACAAAGTGGCGGAACTGACCACTATCAATGATGCTTTACCCGCACTGCCTAATTTGGCCAGTATGGCCGTTTAA
- a CDS encoding SDR family NAD(P)-dependent oxidoreductase, whose amino-acid sequence MKKTILITGATDGIGLVTATMLAEQGHHVLIHGRSADKLATLKAQLESLTVDGKSSGSVSSYQADLSKLSDVAAMAAEINAEHTSIDVLINNAGVFHTSETMTADGFDIRFVVNTFSPYLLTKLLLPLMNKDGRVVNLSSAAQAPVNVQGMLSGSALTDNAAYAQSKLAITMWTNALASKRGDNEPLYVSINPKSFLGSKMVKEAYGVAGGDLRLGADILIRAALSDEFNDANGQYFDNDIERFANPHPDALDELKCLSLVAELDKLLN is encoded by the coding sequence ATGAAAAAGACCATTTTAATTACAGGTGCAACCGATGGTATTGGACTAGTAACCGCCACTATGCTGGCTGAGCAAGGCCATCACGTACTAATTCATGGTCGCAGCGCCGATAAACTGGCAACTCTAAAAGCACAGCTTGAATCGCTAACTGTTGATGGAAAAAGTAGTGGCAGTGTTAGCAGCTATCAAGCCGACTTATCAAAGTTAAGTGATGTTGCCGCAATGGCCGCAGAAATCAATGCTGAACACACCAGCATCGATGTGCTTATCAACAATGCTGGTGTTTTCCATACATCCGAAACCATGACGGCTGACGGCTTTGATATTCGTTTTGTCGTTAATACTTTTTCGCCATATTTGTTAACTAAACTATTGTTGCCATTGATGAATAAAGATGGTCGTGTGGTCAACCTATCTTCTGCCGCCCAAGCGCCGGTTAATGTGCAAGGTATGTTAAGCGGTAGCGCTTTGACTGATAACGCTGCCTACGCCCAAAGTAAGTTGGCGATCACTATGTGGACCAATGCCCTAGCGTCAAAACGCGGTGATAACGAGCCGCTTTATGTTTCTATCAATCCTAAGTCATTTTTGGGTAGTAAGATGGTGAAAGAAGCCTATGGTGTTGCGGGTGGTGACTTACGTTTAGGTGCAGATATTTTAATTAGAGCAGCGCTTAGCGATGAATTTAATGATGCCAACGGTCAATACTTTGATAACGATATTGAACGTTTTGCCAACCCTCATCCAGATGCGCTTGATGAGCTTAAGTGTTTATCTTTAGTTGCTGAACTGGATAAATTACTAAACTAG
- a CDS encoding histone deacetylase family protein — translation MSKFARLHQHLVKSGIAKSNIIRPKQASVDDLSIVHAQQYLQGLCDNGLDEKAWRRIGLPWSQGLITRTLTAPNGTLLTARVALKTGLACHLAGGTHHAHYDFGSGFCMVNDLAYTAKTLLAEKAVERILIFDLDVHQGDGTASILASEPNAFTCSIHCEKNFPFRKSASDLDVGLAIGLDDQAYLGVVRDTFEQLIAEQKPDLVLYDAGVDVWQNDALGRLDISWQGIYQRDHYVIDTCLALGIPVATVIGGGYDKDHQRLAERHAIVVEAANDCYRSRQ, via the coding sequence ATGTCAAAGTTTGCTCGGTTGCATCAGCACTTAGTCAAATCCGGTATCGCCAAATCTAATATTATCCGCCCCAAACAAGCGAGTGTGGATGATCTCAGCATTGTTCATGCACAGCAATATTTGCAAGGGCTTTGTGATAACGGACTAGATGAAAAGGCGTGGCGACGTATCGGCTTACCTTGGAGCCAAGGGCTGATTACTCGTACCTTAACGGCACCTAATGGTACTTTATTGACCGCCAGAGTCGCGCTAAAAACTGGCTTAGCATGCCACCTAGCGGGCGGCACGCATCATGCCCATTACGATTTTGGTTCAGGTTTTTGCATGGTCAATGATCTTGCTTACACTGCTAAAACCTTGCTGGCAGAAAAAGCTGTCGAGCGTATTTTAATTTTTGATTTAGATGTACACCAAGGAGATGGTACTGCCAGCATTCTCGCCAGTGAACCCAATGCCTTTACCTGCTCGATTCACTGCGAAAAGAACTTTCCATTTAGAAAATCAGCCAGTGATTTAGATGTTGGCCTAGCTATTGGCCTAGATGACCAAGCTTACCTTGGGGTTGTGCGCGATACCTTTGAGCAATTGATTGCAGAGCAAAAGCCAGATTTAGTACTTTACGATGCCGGTGTTGATGTCTGGCAAAACGATGCCTTAGGTCGGCTTGATATTAGCTGGCAAGGTATTTACCAGCGAGATCACTATGTGATTGATACTTGCTTAGCGCTTGGCATTCCGGTCGCGACGGTAATTGGTGGCGGCTATGATAAAGACCACCAACGTTTGGCTGAGCGCCATGCTATAGTGGTTGAAGCGGCCAATGACTGTTACCGCAGTCGGCAGTAG
- the kdsB gene encoding 3-deoxy-manno-octulosonate cytidylyltransferase, whose product MSFVVIIPARYESSRLPGKVLADIAGKPMIQWVAEKAQASGAEKVIIATDNDEVAKVVEGFGGEVCRTRADHQSGTERLAEVVEQYQFPPEQVIVNVQGDEPFIPAENIAQVAENLASQSTGKQLAARMATLAVHIHDVEEAFNPNAVKVLTDKDGYALYFSRATIPYDRERFLTTSAGSETANELPAEIGDYYLRHIGIYAYRAGFITDYVSWPASDLEKIESLEQLRVLWQGEKIHVAVAQSRTPVEGVDTPEDLAKAQAYASTLSN is encoded by the coding sequence ATGTCATTTGTCGTTATTATTCCTGCTCGTTACGAATCATCACGCTTACCAGGTAAAGTATTGGCCGATATCGCCGGTAAACCGATGATCCAATGGGTTGCCGAAAAGGCGCAAGCCAGTGGCGCAGAGAAAGTCATCATTGCTACCGATAACGACGAAGTGGCTAAAGTCGTTGAAGGGTTTGGCGGCGAAGTTTGTCGCACACGTGCCGACCATCAATCAGGTACCGAGCGCCTAGCGGAAGTGGTTGAGCAATATCAATTCCCACCAGAGCAAGTGATTGTGAACGTGCAAGGGGATGAACCGTTTATTCCCGCTGAGAATATTGCACAAGTGGCTGAAAACCTTGCTTCTCAGTCTACGGGGAAACAATTAGCCGCGCGCATGGCAACTTTAGCTGTACATATTCACGATGTTGAAGAAGCATTTAATCCAAACGCAGTTAAAGTGTTAACCGATAAAGATGGCTACGCGCTTTATTTTAGCCGCGCCACTATCCCATATGATCGCGAGCGTTTTTTGACAACCAGTGCAGGCTCAGAAACCGCGAACGAATTGCCAGCTGAAATCGGTGATTATTACCTGCGTCATATTGGTATTTATGCTTATCGTGCGGGCTTTATCACTGATTATGTTAGTTGGCCAGCAAGCGATTTAGAAAAAATCGAATCGTTAGAGCAGCTGCGCGTGCTATGGCAAGGTGAAAAAATTCACGTGGCGGTAGCGCAAAGCCGCACGCCTGTGGAAGGCGTGGATACCCCGGAAGACTTAGCGAAAGCCCAAGCATATGCGTCAACCTTATCGAACTAA
- a CDS encoding Trm112 family protein, protein MAFDIKLMEILACPICKGKLTLDKENNELICKFDRVAYPIENDIPVLLENEARRLESTDS, encoded by the coding sequence ATGGCTTTTGATATCAAATTAATGGAAATCCTTGCTTGCCCAATTTGCAAAGGCAAGCTGACTTTAGATAAAGAAAACAACGAGCTTATTTGTAAGTTTGACCGTGTTGCATACCCTATAGAAAACGATATTCCGGTATTACTGGAAAATGAAGCACGCCGCCTAGAGTCAACTGATAGCTAG
- the lpxK gene encoding tetraacyldisaccharide 4'-kinase: protein MRLIEKVWFYRHPAKWVLVPLLLPLSALFWLITSLRRVLYRLGIKSSTKPALPVMVIGNIGIGGNGKTPLTLYLIEQCQQLGIKVGIVSRGYGGKAPHYPYLVDEHSTAAEAGDEPQMIFDRTGVPIAVGSDRIASIALLAEQGCQLVLADDGLQHYKMQRNAEVIVVDGKRQFGNGLLLPAGPLREGKWRLNSVDFIIVNGKSEVAAHQQPTGEFSRLKTPVLEMALAPSQFINLATGETVGVDEFSQANPKVNAIAAIGDPARFFTTLKQCKLTLNKVQGFVDHHTFSAQELNELSTSLPLMMTEKDAVKCQTFAHDNWWYLAVNASFEPTSAEFLQLQLKRLLEK from the coding sequence ATGCGCTTAATTGAAAAAGTCTGGTTCTACCGACACCCCGCTAAATGGGTTTTAGTACCGTTATTATTGCCTTTATCTGCTTTGTTCTGGTTGATAACCTCGCTTCGTCGCGTGCTTTATCGTCTAGGCATTAAATCATCTACTAAGCCTGCGTTGCCGGTAATGGTGATTGGCAATATTGGTATTGGTGGCAATGGTAAAACGCCACTAACGCTGTACCTTATTGAGCAATGCCAACAGCTTGGCATTAAAGTAGGTATCGTCAGTAGAGGCTATGGCGGTAAAGCGCCACATTACCCTTATTTAGTTGACGAGCATAGCACGGCGGCTGAAGCGGGTGATGAGCCGCAGATGATTTTTGACCGCACTGGCGTGCCTATTGCCGTTGGCTCAGATCGAATTGCATCTATCGCGTTATTGGCAGAGCAAGGCTGTCAGTTAGTACTTGCTGATGATGGCTTACAGCATTATAAAATGCAGCGTAACGCGGAAGTGATTGTGGTTGACGGCAAACGTCAATTTGGCAATGGTTTATTGCTGCCAGCAGGGCCGCTTCGCGAGGGTAAATGGCGTTTAAACTCGGTTGATTTTATTATTGTTAATGGCAAGTCCGAGGTAGCTGCTCATCAACAACCGACAGGTGAGTTTTCTCGACTAAAAACGCCAGTGTTAGAGATGGCCTTAGCACCCAGTCAGTTTATTAATCTCGCGACAGGTGAAACTGTCGGCGTCGACGAATTTAGCCAAGCTAACCCGAAAGTGAATGCAATAGCGGCCATTGGCGACCCAGCTCGCTTTTTTACCACCCTTAAGCAGTGTAAACTTACGTTAAATAAAGTGCAGGGCTTTGTTGACCATCATACATTTAGTGCTCAAGAGCTAAACGAGCTATCAACTTCTTTGCCTTTGATGATGACAGAAAAAGATGCGGTAAAATGCCAAACTTTTGCCCACGACAACTGGTGGTACTTAGCGGTTAATGCCAGTTTTGAGCCGACGAGTGCAGAGTTTTTACAGCTGCAACTTAAGCGCTTATTAGAAAAATAA